GTACGGCGGGAACCAGCCCAGCCAGACGGCGCCGACCAGCAGCAGGACCGAGGCCAACAGGAACTCCGGCACCGCGGTGAGGGTGGCCGCGACCAGGCCGGACGTCCGCCCGGCCCGGCCCCGCACCCCGGCGACCACCGCCGGCAGCACGATCAGCGTCGCGACGAGCAGAGCGACGATCACGGCGAAGCCCATGACGGTCAGCGAGACCCCCAGAGCCGACAGCATTCCCGGCAGGACCGGGTTGCCGGAGATCCACGAGTTCCCGAAGTCGCCGTGGAGCAGTCCGGACGCCCAGTGGGTGAACGACCCCCACGGCCCGGCACCGAGGCCCAGATCGGCGCGAATGGCGGCCAGCGCCTCCCCGGTGGCCTCCTGCTCGGCGGACCGGGCCCGCAGGATCGTCTGCGCCGGGTCACGACCGGAGAACCACGGCAGCATGCCGACGACCGCCAGCACCCCGAGCACCGTCGCCACCCGGGATGCCGGCGCGATCCACCGCCCCCACGTCCGCCCGGGACCACCCGGCCGACGGGCACCCCTGGACACCGGCACCGACCCCGGCGCTTCCGCCGTCGCCGTCCGACCCTCGGGGTGCCCGCCGCTCACGTCAGCCGACCTGGGTGTCGGCGGTGATCAGGGTGCGCTCCCGCGGGTCGCGCGCGGCGCCGGTGACGTTCGCCTGCTCGCCCTGGATGACCCGCTCGTGCAGCATCGGCACGGCGGCATCGGTGTCCAGGATGAGCTTCTCGGCCTGCAGGATCGCCGCCCGACGCTCACCACCGGCCGGGATGGCCGCGGCGGTCTGCAACGCCTGGTCGACGTTCGGGTCGCACAGCTGCGAGATGTTGAACGACCCCTCACAGGAGAAGTCGGAGTACATGTAGGCGGCCGGGTCACCGGAATCCAGCACGGTCGCCCGCGACAGGATGAACGCGTCGAAATTGCCGGCCAGCGCGTCCTTCTCGATGTAGCTGTACTCGCGGATCACCTGTTCTACCTCGAAACCGGCGGCCTCCAGCTGCTGTTCGAGCTGCACGGCGACCTCGGGCAGTTCGGCCCGGTCGGTGAACGTGCCGAGGGTGATCTTCGGCCTGGTGGTGGCGATGTCGGTGGCCGCCGCGGTCGGCGTGCGCTCCGGACGGTCGGCCGACCAGGGCAGCGCCGGACCCAGCAGGCCCTTGGCGACGTCGGCCCGGCCCTCGTAGACCTGGTCGACGATGACGGACGGGTTGATCGCCCGCCGGGCCGCCGCGCGGACGGCCGGGTCGGTGAAGACGCCCTTCTCCGTGTTCAGGTACAGCGTATTGGTGCGCGGCATCGGCACCTCGTGGATGAGAGCCGGGTCGACCACCGCGGCCTGAGCCACCGGGACGGCCTCGACCACGTCCGCGGTGCCGGTGCGCAGTGCGGCCGCGCGCGCGGTGCCGTCCGGGACGAAGCTGGCGTCGATACCGGCGGCCTTGGCCTTCTCGCCCCAGTAGCCGTCGAAACGGTTCAGGGTGGCGGTGCTCGTGCCGTCGACCGCGACCAGCTCGAACGGGCCGGTGCCGTTGCCGATCGGATCGACCGGCCCGCCGGTGTACGCGTCCGGCGACAGGATCGACAGCTGCGGGCTCGAGAGTCGTTGCGGGACCAGTGGGTCCTTCTTGCCGGTGGTCACCGTGACGGTGCCCGGCGCGTCCGAGGTGACGGTGAGGTCGACGCCGTCGAGGATGCGGGGCTTGGGCGACGCCTTCGTCGCGGCGGTCAGCGCGGTCACCACGGACGCGGCGTCGAAGTCGTTGCCGTCATGGAACTTCACGCCCTCGCGGAGGGTGAACCTCCAGGTGGTGTCGTTCACCTGCTCCCAGGAGGTCGCCAGAGCCGGCTGGGCGTCGCCGTTCTCGTCCAGCACGACCAGCGTCTCCGCGATCGACAGCCGGGACAACTTGAAGGCGTCGTCGCTGAACTGCGACAGGTTCGACCGGGGCGGCTGCATGAAGGCGACCCGTACCCGGGCGTCGGAGGAACCGCCGGAGGTGGCCTCCACGGACGCGGTCGGCGACGAGGCGGTGGAGCCGCCGGTCCCGGCGAAGCAGCCGGTGAGCAGGAGGGTGCCGGTGACGACGCCGACGCCGGTGGTGGCCAGTCGGCGGCGGGTGGTGCGGGGCGGGCTGTGGATCATGGCTGTCCGTTTCTCTTCGGCGTGCTGACGGGGTCGAGAAGTGGGGCGGGGGCGGACGTCGCCACCGCGCGGGAGGTCGAATCGGCCCGGCCGGTGCGGAACAGGACCGCCATGACGACGGCGCTCAGGGCGGGGAACAGGGCCATCAGCCACCAGGCGGTGCCGGCCCCGACGACAGGCTGCCGTGCGTGGTCCAGGAAAGGTCCGACGACGAACGACCCGAGCAGGACGGCGACACCGCCGGCGGTGGCCAGCAGGCCGTACCAGGCACCGGACGGCTGGTTCCCGGCGAACCGGCCGACCTGGTCCATCGCCACCGGCACCACGGTCATCTGCCCGAGCGTCAGCAGCACCACCCAGGTGATGGCGGGCCACAACGCGATCTCGCCCGGTGTGTGCGGCGCCCACACGGCGACGACGACGAAACCGGCGACCATCAGACCGAACCCGACCGGCAGCGACCAGCGGGTCGGCAGCCGCCGGGTCAGCGCGGCGATCGGCAGCTGGGCCACGATGATCAATACCGCGGCCAGCAGGAACAGTCCGGGCAGGGCCGCCGGCCCGGCGCCGACGCGGTCCAGTTCCACCGGCAGACCCACGTACAGCTGGTTGTAGCTGAGCAGGTAGCTGCTGTAGGCCAGGCAGAACAGCAGGAAGCGCCGGTCCCGCAGGGCCACGCGCCAGGACGCGGGCACCGCTGTCGCGTCGGCGCCCGTCGGCCGTGAGCGTGGCGACCGGAGCGGCGGACCGGGCGGCAGCACCCGGTACAGCGCCACTCCGACCACCGCGAACAGCGCGGCGCCGGCCAGCGCCACAGTGGTGAAACCGTGGACGAGCAGCACCCCGCCGAGCACCGGCCCGAGAACGGCTCCCACCTCGCCACACACGGCCAGCAGGGCGAACAGGCGGTCCCGTGTCGGGGTCCTCCGCAGGCCCGTCGAGTCCTGCGGCTCGGCGTCGTCTGCCCGACCCTTGCTGGCCAGCAACGACTCCAGCGCCGGGGAGAACAGCGCGCCACCGATCCCGGTGAGCACGGCGGCGACGATCATCCACGAGACCGAGCCGGCCATTGCGAGAGCGACGTAGCCGATGGTGCGGACGACTGTCCCGGCCACCATCACCCGGCGGGCCCCGTATCGGTCGGCCAGCGCGCCGCCGACGACGAACATGCCCTGCTGGCTGAACGTCCGGACGGCCAGGGTCACCGCGATGGCCGTGCCGGAGGCCGCCAGACCGTCGTGCAGGCGGACGGCGATGAACGGGACGACCCCGTAGAAGCCGACGTTGAAGGCGAACTGGGTCGCGAGCAGGGTGCGGACGACCGCGGTCGACCGCTCGGGAGCGCGGGTGGTCATGCCGTGAGCAGCCGCGGGATGCTGCCGAGCAGGCGCCGGGTCTCCGGATGTGTGGGGCGGGTCAGCAGGTCGGACGTGGTGGCGTCCTCGACGATGCGACCTTCCGACATCACGACGCAGCGATCGCACAGTCGGGAGACGACCGACAGGTCGTGGGTGACGATGATCAGGCCGGTCTGCACGGTCGCGCACACCTGCTCGAGCACGGCCAGCACCTGTTGGCGCAGCGGCAGATCCAGGCCGCTCACCGGTTCGTCGGCGAGGATCATCCGGGCGCCGGGGGCGAGGGCACGGGCGATGGCCACCCGCTGGCACTGACCGCCGCTCAGCTCGTGGGGCCGGCGGAGCAGGAACGTCTCGTCCAGACCCACCGCGGCCAGCACCTGGGCGACCCGGGCCCGGTGATCGACGTCGACGTGCAACCGGCGCAACGGTTCGGCGACCAGGTCGGCCACCCGGCGCCGGGGGTCGAGGGAACCGGCCGGATCCTGGGGGACGTACTGCACCTGCTGCCGGTACCAGCGCAGGTCACGGACCCCGCCGGGCGCGATCGGACGGTTGTCGTAGACGATCTCGCCGGCGTCGGCGGACTCCAACGCCAGCAGCAGGCGCAGCAGCGTGGACTTGCCCGATCCGGAGGATCCGACGATCCCGACCCGCTGCCCCGGGTCGACCCGTAGATCCACCCCGTCCAGGGCGACGACGGACTGCTGCCGGCCGGCCGGGGCCCGATAGACGCGTCGCAGACCGTTGACCCGGAGAACGCCGCAACCGGGGGCTGTCTGGTCGGTCACGAAGTCGGTTCTCACGATGCCCACCTCGTCGCGGCGACGAGGTCGCGCTCGATGTCGTGCGCGGAGTCGATGAGCCGCCGGGTGGCGGGATGGCCGGGCGCGGCGACGATCTGGGCGGCCGGTCCGCGTTCGACGACGACACCGGCGTCCATGACCGCGATCTCGTCGCACAGCGACGCGGCCACCGCGATGTCGTGGGTGATGAACAGCAGCGCCGGCCCGCCTGCCCCACCGGTGCGCTGCCGCAGCAGTTCCAGCACCGCGGCCTGGGTGACGACGTCGAGGGCGGTGGTGGGTTCGTCGGCGACCAGCAGCCCGACCTCACAGGCCAGCGCGAGAGCCAGGCAGACGCGCTGCCGCTGCCCTCCGGACAGTGCCCCGGGATGCGAGCGCAGGATAGGCTCCGGGTCGTTCAGGCCGACCCCGCGGAGCAGCAGGTCGACCTCCGCCGCGGCCGCGGCCCGGGACAGGCCCCGGCGCCGCAGCGGTTCCCGCAGCTGACGGCCGATCCGCGCCATCGGATTGAGGGCGGTGGCCGAATCCTGGACCACCAGCCCGACCCGGGCGGCGGCGGCCCGGCGGGCGGCCGGTCGGTGCAGGACCTCGGTTCCGCCGACCTGGACCGACCCGTGCGCGCGGGCGATGGGCGGCAGGCAACCGGCCACGGCCGCCGCGGTCAGGCTCTTGCCGGAGCCGGACGCGCCCAGCAGCGCCAGGCGTCCACCCGCCCGGATGTGCAGGTCGACGCCGGCGACCGGGGTCGCCGAGCCGAGCCGGACGGTCAGGTCGGACACCGACAGCGCCGGTGGATCCGCCAGTGTCGTCGCGCCCGAGAGGCGTTCTGCCCGCTGGTCATTCGTTCGGGGAGCACGGTCGGATCGCTGCGGCACGGCACGATAGTACCTAATCGGAGTCATTATCATTTTCACTAGCACTGCGAACGACATTCATACCGGGTGGCGCACCGCGTCCGGGTCGCCCGGGAGGGGCACCATCAGCCCATGGACTCCTGGACCGAGCACGTCATCTGGTGGCACGTCTACCCGCTGGGCTTCGTCGGCGCCGAGCCCACTGCCGACGCCGGCACCCCGGTCACCCACCGGCTGGACCGGCTGCACGGCTGGCTCGACCACGTCATCAGCCTGGGCGCCAACGGTTTGGCCCTCGGGCCGATCTTCGCGTCCGAGACCCACGGATACGACACCCGCGACTACCTCACGCTGGATCCGCGGCTGGGCGACGACGACGACTTCGATGCCCTCATCTCGGCCTGCCGGGAACGGGGCATCCGCGTGCTGCTCGACGGGGTCTTCAACCATGCCGGACGCAGCTTCCCGCCGGTCGCTGAGGCCATCGCCGCCGGACCGGGTGGTCCGGCGGGACAGTGGATCCGCTGGAGCGGTGAGCACCCCTACGCGTTCGAGGGCCACGAGCCCCTGGTCACCCTCGACCACGGCAACCCCGCCGTGCAGGACATGGTCGTGGAGGTCATGAACCACTGGCTCGACCGCGGCATCGACGGCTGGCGGCTCGACGCCGCTTACGCCGTTCCGGCCGAGTTCTGGGCGGCAGTCCTGCCCCGGGTCCGCGAACGACACCCGGACGCGTGGTTCGTCGGCGAGATGATCCACGGGCCCTACGACGAGTACGTCGCCGCATCGACCCTCGACTCGATCACCCAGTACGAGCTGTGGAAGGCCACCTGGTCCTCGCTGCGGGAACGCAACCTGTGGGAGCTCGACTGGACCGTCCGTCGGAACGACGAGTTGCTCAGCGCGTTCGTGCCGATGACCTTCGTCAGCAACCACGACGTCACCCGGGTCGCGGGACAGATCGAGGACCACCGGCATCGCAGCCACGCCGCCGCGTTGCTGCTCTTCCTGCCGGGGGTCCCCAGCATCTACTACGGCGACGAGTTCGGCTTCGACGCCGTCAAGGAGGACCGACCCGGTGGCGATGACGCCGTCCGCCCCGAGATGCCCTCCACACCAGCAGAAGTCGCCGACGATGACGGTCTGCGGTCGGTCTACGAACGGCTCATCGGCGTCCGCCGTCGGCACCCCTGGTTGTTGCGCGCACACGTCGAGATGCAGGACCTCGCCGACGAGCGCGCCCGGCTCCGGGCGACGTCAGCGGACGGTCAGAGCCTCGTACTGGCGCTCAACCTGGCCGAGGAGCCCTACCCGGTGGGCGATCTCGGTGAAGTGGTGGAGACATTGAGCCCGCTGGACGGCGAGGCACTGCCCCCGCACTCCTGGTCGATCCACGCGGGGTGACCGGGCGCGGCACCGGCGCGGTTCTGGCGGGAAACAGCCGGTGAGCGGCTGTTTCCCGCCGGAACGCGAGCCCGGGCGGTCGACGATGTCAGTCGTCGTTCTTGTTGCCGCCCAGGCCTTGGGAGATGAGGTTCAGGACGGTGGGGTCCTGCAGGGTGGTGGCATCGCCCGTGGCGCGGTTCTCGGCGATGTCACGCAGCAGGCGGCGCATGATCTTGCCGGACCGGGTCTTGGGCAGTTCGGGGACGACCAGGATGCGCTTGGGTTTGGCGATCGGACCGATCTCCTTGGCCACGTGGTTGCGCAGCTGCTGCACCAGCGCGTCCCCATCGTCGACCGCTCCGCCGCGCAGGATGACGAACGCGACGATCCCCTGCCCGGTCATGTCATCCGCGGCGCCGACCACGGCGGCCTCGGCGACGGCCTCGTGGGACACCAGCGCGGATTCGACCTCGGTGGTCGAGATCCGGTGTCCGGAGACGTTCATGACGTCATCGACCCGCCCCAGCAGCCAGATCGCCCCGTCGTCGTCGTACTTCGCCCCGTCCCCGGCGAAGTAGTAGCCCTGGTCGGCGAACCGCGACCAATACGTGTCGCGGAAGCGTTCGTCATCGCCGTAGATGGTGCGCAGCATCGACGGCCACGGCTTGTCGATGACCAGATACCCACCCTGACCATGCCCCACCGGCCGGCCCTCGTCGTTGACGATCTTCGCCGAGATCCCCGGAATCGGGGTCATCGCCGACCCCGGCTTGGTGTGCGTCACCCCCGGCAACGGGGAAATCATGATCGCCCCCGTCTCGGTCTGCCACCACGTGTCCACGATCGGGCACCGCTCCCGCCCGATGTTGACCCGATACCACATCCACGCCTCCGGGTTGATCGGCTCACCCACCGACCCCAACACCCGCAAACTGGACAGATCAAACCTGGCGGGGATGTCGGCGCCCCACTTCATGAACGTCCGGATCAACGTCGGCGCCGTGTAATAGATACTGACCTTGTACTTGTCGATGATCTGCCAATGCCGCGACTCATCCGGCGTGTTCGGCGTCCCCTCATAGATCACCTGCGACGCCCCGTTGGCCAGCGGCCCGTACACGATGTACGAATGCCCGGTCACCCACCCGATATCAGCGGTGCACCAATACACATCCGACTCAGGCTTGAGGTCGAACACCACCCGGTGCGTGTACGCGGCCTGCGTCACATACCCACCCGAGGTGTGCAGGATCCCCTTCGGCTTGCCCGTCGTCCCCGAGGTGTACAGGATGAACAACGGCTGCTCGGCATCGAAGATCTCCGCCTCATGCTCGGTGGGCTGAGAGTCCACCAGCTCGTGCCACCACACATCCCGCTGCTCGTTCCACGTCACGTCGCCGCCGGTGCGCCGCACCACCAACACCTTCTCCACCGGTGACCCGTCGGCCTGCACGGCCTCGTCGACGGCGTCCTTCAGGTTCACCGCCTGCCCGCGCCGGTACTGACCGTCCGCGGTGATCACCACCTTCGCCGCCGCGTCCCCGATCCGCGACCGCAACGCCTCCGCCGAGAACCCCGCGAACACCACCGAATGCGCCGCCCCCAGCCGGGCGCACGCCAACATCGCCACCACCGCCTGCGGGATCATCGGCAGATAAATCGCCACCCGATCCCCCGCCGACACCCCCAAACTCGTCAAAGCATGCGCAGCCTGCGCCACCCGCCCCTGCAAATCCGCATACGTGATCTGTTCGGAATCCCCCGGCTCACCCTCCCAGAAAATCGCCACCCGATCCCCATGACCGGCCTCCACATGCCGGTCCACACAATTGACCGCCACATTCAACCCACCACCCACGAACCACCGCGCATGCGGCCGATCCGACCAATCCACCACCGCACCAAAATCCCGACCCCACGACAGGGCCCGCGCCTGCTCAGCCCAGAACCCCTCGGGGTCCGCCGCCGCGCGGTCGTAGATCCCGGGGTCAGCGTGGTCGGCGACGGCGGCCGGGGGTGGGAACGAGCGACCCTCCACCGAGAGGTTGTCCAAGGTCGCCGATTCCGCGGTGCTACTGGTGGTCATTGCATGTCTCCTCTGACGACGGTGTCATAAGCAGGCCGAACTCAACCGGGCGTCGATGCGTCCGGCCGTGAACGCCTCACCGTAGGGAGCGGACGTTGCATCCGCGCTGCACGTCATGCGTCGACGTTGCCGCGGGGGACCGTTTCGGCGAGCTCCGGCGATCGAGCGAGAGACGTTCCGCCGACGGTGATCCCGGAGTCTGCCGGCTGGCCAGTACCCACTCCCCGTCACTCGTCCGAAGCGATGCGGTGTCGACGGGGTCACGTCCGGACAGGGTTGAGATGACCCTGTCGATGAGGTAAGCCTTACCTATGCATTTGCTGCCTCATCGGACCCGT
This sequence is a window from Nakamurella flava. Protein-coding genes within it:
- a CDS encoding ABC transporter substrate-binding protein is translated as MIHSPPRTTRRRLATTGVGVVTGTLLLTGCFAGTGGSTASSPTASVEATSGGSSDARVRVAFMQPPRSNLSQFSDDAFKLSRLSIAETLVVLDENGDAQPALATSWEQVNDTTWRFTLREGVKFHDGNDFDAASVVTALTAATKASPKPRILDGVDLTVTSDAPGTVTVTTGKKDPLVPQRLSSPQLSILSPDAYTGGPVDPIGNGTGPFELVAVDGTSTATLNRFDGYWGEKAKAAGIDASFVPDGTARAAALRTGTADVVEAVPVAQAAVVDPALIHEVPMPRTNTLYLNTEKGVFTDPAVRAAARRAINPSVIVDQVYEGRADVAKGLLGPALPWSADRPERTPTAAATDIATTRPKITLGTFTDRAELPEVAVQLEQQLEAAGFEVEQVIREYSYIEKDALAGNFDAFILSRATVLDSGDPAAYMYSDFSCEGSFNISQLCDPNVDQALQTAAAIPAGGERRAAILQAEKLILDTDAAVPMLHERVIQGEQANVTGAARDPRERTLITADTQVG
- a CDS encoding MDR family MFS transporter; translation: MTTRAPERSTAVVRTLLATQFAFNVGFYGVVPFIAVRLHDGLAASGTAIAVTLAVRTFSQQGMFVVGGALADRYGARRVMVAGTVVRTIGYVALAMAGSVSWMIVAAVLTGIGGALFSPALESLLASKGRADDAEPQDSTGLRRTPTRDRLFALLAVCGEVGAVLGPVLGGVLLVHGFTTVALAGAALFAVVGVALYRVLPPGPPLRSPRSRPTGADATAVPASWRVALRDRRFLLFCLAYSSYLLSYNQLYVGLPVELDRVGAGPAALPGLFLLAAVLIIVAQLPIAALTRRLPTRWSLPVGFGLMVAGFVVVAVWAPHTPGEIALWPAITWVVLLTLGQMTVVPVAMDQVGRFAGNQPSGAWYGLLATAGGVAVLLGSFVVGPFLDHARQPVVGAGTAWWLMALFPALSAVVMAVLFRTGRADSTSRAVATSAPAPLLDPVSTPKRNGQP
- a CDS encoding ABC transporter ATP-binding protein, producing MRTDFVTDQTAPGCGVLRVNGLRRVYRAPAGRQQSVVALDGVDLRVDPGQRVGIVGSSGSGKSTLLRLLLALESADAGEIVYDNRPIAPGGVRDLRWYRQQVQYVPQDPAGSLDPRRRVADLVAEPLRRLHVDVDHRARVAQVLAAVGLDETFLLRRPHELSGGQCQRVAIARALAPGARMILADEPVSGLDLPLRQQVLAVLEQVCATVQTGLIIVTHDLSVVSRLCDRCVVMSEGRIVEDATTSDLLTRPTHPETRRLLGSIPRLLTA
- a CDS encoding ABC transporter ATP-binding protein; its protein translation is MPQRSDRAPRTNDQRAERLSGATTLADPPALSVSDLTVRLGSATPVAGVDLHIRAGGRLALLGASGSGKSLTAAAVAGCLPPIARAHGSVQVGGTEVLHRPAARRAAAARVGLVVQDSATALNPMARIGRQLREPLRRRGLSRAAAAAEVDLLLRGVGLNDPEPILRSHPGALSGGQRQRVCLALALACEVGLLVADEPTTALDVVTQAAVLELLRQRTGGAGGPALLFITHDIAVAASLCDEIAVMDAGVVVERGPAAQIVAAPGHPATRRLIDSAHDIERDLVAATRWAS
- a CDS encoding alpha-amylase family glycosyl hydrolase — its product is MDSWTEHVIWWHVYPLGFVGAEPTADAGTPVTHRLDRLHGWLDHVISLGANGLALGPIFASETHGYDTRDYLTLDPRLGDDDDFDALISACRERGIRVLLDGVFNHAGRSFPPVAEAIAAGPGGPAGQWIRWSGEHPYAFEGHEPLVTLDHGNPAVQDMVVEVMNHWLDRGIDGWRLDAAYAVPAEFWAAVLPRVRERHPDAWFVGEMIHGPYDEYVAASTLDSITQYELWKATWSSLRERNLWELDWTVRRNDELLSAFVPMTFVSNHDVTRVAGQIEDHRHRSHAAALLLFLPGVPSIYYGDEFGFDAVKEDRPGGDDAVRPEMPSTPAEVADDDGLRSVYERLIGVRRRHPWLLRAHVEMQDLADERARLRATSADGQSLVLALNLAEEPYPVGDLGEVVETLSPLDGEALPPHSWSIHAG
- the acs gene encoding acetate--CoA ligase — protein: MTTSSTAESATLDNLSVEGRSFPPPAAVADHADPGIYDRAAADPEGFWAEQARALSWGRDFGAVVDWSDRPHARWFVGGGLNVAVNCVDRHVEAGHGDRVAIFWEGEPGDSEQITYADLQGRVAQAAHALTSLGVSAGDRVAIYLPMIPQAVVAMLACARLGAAHSVVFAGFSAEALRSRIGDAAAKVVITADGQYRRGQAVNLKDAVDEAVQADGSPVEKVLVVRRTGGDVTWNEQRDVWWHELVDSQPTEHEAEIFDAEQPLFILYTSGTTGKPKGILHTSGGYVTQAAYTHRVVFDLKPESDVYWCTADIGWVTGHSYIVYGPLANGASQVIYEGTPNTPDESRHWQIIDKYKVSIYYTAPTLIRTFMKWGADIPARFDLSSLRVLGSVGEPINPEAWMWYRVNIGRERCPIVDTWWQTETGAIMISPLPGVTHTKPGSAMTPIPGISAKIVNDEGRPVGHGQGGYLVIDKPWPSMLRTIYGDDERFRDTYWSRFADQGYYFAGDGAKYDDDGAIWLLGRVDDVMNVSGHRISTTEVESALVSHEAVAEAAVVGAADDMTGQGIVAFVILRGGAVDDGDALVQQLRNHVAKEIGPIAKPKRILVVPELPKTRSGKIMRRLLRDIAENRATGDATTLQDPTVLNLISQGLGGNKNDD